In the Sinorhizobium arboris LMG 14919 genome, one interval contains:
- the cysK gene encoding cysteine synthase A yields the protein MPEARKPGRGRVFSSITETIGDTPIVRLDKLASEKGVKANLLAKLEFFNPIGSVKDRIGVAMIESLEAQGKITPGSTTLVEPTSGNTGIALAFVAAAKGYRLILTMPETMSVERRKMLTLLGAELVLTEGAKGMKGAIAKAQELTETLPDAIIPQQFENPANPEIHRTTTAEEIWNDTEGAVDILVSGIGTGGTITGAGQVLKARKPSVKVIAVEPEESPILSGGVPGPHKIQGIGAGFAPAILDTSVYDEVVTVNAGEAVETARLVARLEGVPVGISAGAALQAAIEVGRREENAGKNIVVIIPSFAERYLSTVLFEGLGS from the coding sequence ATGCCTGAAGCGCGCAAGCCCGGCCGCGGCCGCGTCTTTTCCTCGATCACCGAGACGATCGGCGACACTCCGATCGTGCGGCTGGACAAGCTCGCGAGCGAAAAAGGCGTAAAGGCGAACCTGCTCGCCAAGCTCGAATTCTTCAACCCGATCGGCTCCGTCAAGGACCGCATCGGCGTCGCGATGATCGAATCGCTCGAGGCGCAAGGGAAGATCACGCCCGGCAGCACGACGCTGGTCGAGCCGACTTCCGGCAATACGGGCATCGCACTCGCCTTCGTCGCGGCCGCCAAGGGTTACAGGCTGATCCTCACCATGCCCGAGACGATGTCCGTCGAACGCCGCAAGATGCTGACGCTTCTCGGTGCCGAACTGGTGCTGACGGAAGGCGCCAAGGGCATGAAGGGCGCGATCGCCAAGGCCCAGGAACTCACCGAGACGCTGCCCGACGCGATCATTCCGCAGCAGTTCGAAAATCCGGCCAATCCGGAAATCCACCGCACGACGACCGCCGAGGAGATCTGGAACGACACGGAAGGCGCGGTCGACATCCTCGTGTCCGGCATCGGCACCGGCGGCACCATCACCGGTGCCGGCCAGGTGCTGAAGGCCCGCAAGCCATCGGTCAAGGTGATCGCCGTCGAGCCCGAAGAATCCCCCATTCTTTCCGGAGGCGTCCCGGGTCCGCACAAGATCCAGGGCATCGGCGCGGGCTTCGCACCGGCGATCCTCGACACGAGCGTCTATGACGAAGTCGTCACCGTAAACGCCGGCGAGGCCGTCGAAACCGCACGGCTCGTCGCGAGACTCGAGGGCGTTCCGGTCGGCATCTCCGCCGGTGCGGCGCTCCAGGCGGCGATAGAGGTGGGACGGCGCGAGGAAAACGCCGGTAAGAATATCGTCGTGATCATACCGTCCTTTGCCGAACGGTACCTTTCGACTGTGCTGTTCGAGGGATTGGGGAGCTAG
- the gshB gene encoding glutathione synthase — translation MAGIVNVGVQMDHVSGISIAGDSTFAMSLEAQARGYRLFHYTPDRLSLRDGKVFATAQQMQLRDLKGDHFTLGEDERIDLSAMDVILLRQDPPFDMAYITSTHLLERLHPKTLVVNDPAWVRNSPEKIFVTEFPDLMPKTLITRDVDEIARFRQEMGDIILKPLYGNGGAGVFHSARDDRNFSSLLEMFAQMFREPYIAQEYLPEVRKGDKRILLVDGEPVGAINRVPAEHDSRSNMHVGGRAEATELTAREREICTRIGPALKERGFLFVGIDVIGDYLTEINVTSPTGIREVKKFGGADVASLLWDAIEKKRA, via the coding sequence ATGGCAGGAATCGTCAATGTCGGGGTCCAGATGGACCATGTGTCGGGTATATCAATCGCGGGCGATTCGACCTTCGCGATGAGCCTGGAGGCGCAGGCCCGCGGCTACCGCCTGTTCCACTACACCCCGGACAGGCTGTCGCTCCGGGACGGCAAGGTCTTTGCAACCGCGCAGCAGATGCAGTTGCGCGATCTCAAGGGCGACCACTTCACCCTCGGGGAAGACGAGCGGATCGATCTTTCGGCCATGGACGTGATCCTGCTTCGCCAGGATCCGCCCTTCGACATGGCCTATATCACCTCGACGCATCTGCTCGAGCGCCTCCACCCGAAGACGCTGGTCGTCAACGATCCGGCCTGGGTCAGGAACTCGCCCGAGAAGATCTTCGTCACCGAGTTTCCGGATCTGATGCCGAAGACGCTGATCACCCGCGATGTGGACGAGATTGCCCGCTTCCGCCAGGAAATGGGCGACATCATACTGAAGCCGCTTTACGGCAATGGCGGCGCCGGCGTGTTCCACTCCGCACGCGACGACCGAAATTTCTCGTCGCTCCTGGAAATGTTCGCCCAGATGTTCCGCGAGCCCTACATCGCCCAGGAATATCTGCCGGAGGTCCGCAAGGGCGACAAACGCATCCTGCTCGTCGACGGCGAGCCGGTCGGCGCGATCAACCGGGTTCCGGCCGAGCACGATTCGCGCTCCAACATGCATGTGGGCGGGCGCGCGGAGGCAACCGAACTGACGGCGCGCGAGCGGGAGATCTGCACCCGCATCGGTCCGGCGCTCAAGGAGCGCGGTTTCCTTTTCGTCGGCATCGACGTGATCGGCGACTATCTGACCGAGATCAACGTGACTTCGCCGACCGGCATCCGCGAGGTCAAGAAGTTCGGTGGCGCCGATGTCGCAAGCCTTCTCTGGGACGCGATCGAGAAGAAGCGCGCCTGA
- a CDS encoding SH3 domain-containing protein has protein sequence MVKDHVASYPDPIAVKAGDTVYLSGKADNWDGHEWLWAIGPDRREGWVPGGIVGGRDGNGTYAIRDYSAAELTCRKGEVLLIVEETHGWAWCRSAGGKQGWVPLCKLVSPEEAGLPATL, from the coding sequence GTGGTGAAAGATCATGTAGCAAGTTACCCCGATCCGATCGCAGTCAAAGCAGGCGACACCGTTTACCTGTCCGGAAAAGCCGACAACTGGGACGGGCATGAATGGCTTTGGGCGATAGGCCCCGACCGCAGGGAAGGCTGGGTTCCAGGCGGCATCGTGGGAGGCCGAGATGGAAACGGGACATATGCGATACGCGACTACTCGGCGGCAGAGCTTACCTGTCGAAAGGGAGAGGTCCTGCTGATTGTCGAGGAAACGCATGGCTGGGCCTGGTGCCGGTCAGCTGGTGGTAAACAGGGCTGGGTGCCTTTGTGCAAGCTTGTGTCGCCTGAGGAGGCGGGGCTGCCCGCCACGCTCTAG
- a CDS encoding YraN family protein, giving the protein MKAERPDARKLKALRRGHLAEYRAALCLMLKGYRIVTMRYRTTLGEIDIIARRGDLIACVEVKARSSPDEAVFAVTDTAQRRIRAASDIWLSRQGDFHRLSVRYDIVAVMPWRWPRHLPDAF; this is encoded by the coding sequence ATGAAAGCTGAGCGGCCGGACGCCCGCAAGCTGAAGGCTCTGAGGCGGGGGCATCTTGCCGAATACCGCGCCGCGCTCTGCCTGATGCTGAAGGGCTATCGTATCGTCACCATGCGCTATCGCACCACGCTCGGCGAGATCGACATCATCGCCCGGCGCGGCGACCTGATCGCCTGCGTCGAGGTGAAGGCCCGGTCGAGCCCGGACGAGGCGGTCTTCGCCGTCACCGACACGGCGCAGCGGCGCATCCGGGCGGCAAGCGATATCTGGCTTTCGCGCCAGGGCGACTTCCACCGCCTGTCGGTACGCTACGACATTGTTGCCGTCATGCCCTGGCGCTGGCCGCGGCACCTGCCGGACGCCTTTTGA
- a CDS encoding LysE family translocator: MTLAALLAYSGALFIAGIIPGPGVTALVARALGSGFRETFFMGLGLIVGDMVYLTAVVLGLAFVAQTFTTAFLVVKIAGALYLGYIAWKLWTAGLLPQNIEARKSTSAALSFLSGLTVTLGNPKTMLFYVALVPTLIDLASIGIRDYSVLLVATFLVLLAVLLPYMLLAARARSLLKEPQALKVLNRAAAGILAGTAAYIATRAT, from the coding sequence GTGACACTTGCGGCTCTTCTCGCCTATAGCGGCGCTCTCTTTATCGCAGGGATCATTCCCGGCCCGGGCGTGACGGCGCTCGTTGCCCGAGCCCTGGGGTCGGGCTTTCGGGAGACCTTCTTCATGGGTCTCGGCCTCATCGTCGGCGACATGGTCTATCTGACGGCGGTGGTGCTTGGGCTCGCCTTCGTCGCCCAGACATTCACGACCGCGTTTCTGGTCGTGAAGATCGCCGGCGCGCTCTATCTCGGCTATATCGCCTGGAAGCTCTGGACGGCCGGACTCCTGCCCCAGAACATCGAGGCGCGGAAGTCGACGAGTGCGGCGCTCTCCTTCCTCTCGGGCCTGACGGTCACGCTCGGCAATCCGAAGACGATGCTCTTCTATGTGGCGCTGGTTCCGACGCTGATCGACCTTGCCTCGATCGGGATCCGCGACTACAGCGTGCTGCTTGTGGCGACTTTCCTCGTGCTTCTTGCCGTGCTGCTGCCCTATATGCTGCTTGCGGCCCGCGCCCGTTCGCTCCTGAAAGAGCCGCAGGCATTGAAGGTCCTGAACCGGGCTGCGGCCGGCATTCTCGCCGGAACCGCGGCCTATATTGCGACCCGCGCGACCTGA
- the dnaN gene encoding DNA polymerase III subunit beta, whose product MRITLERSNLLKSLNHVHRVVERRNTIPILSNVLLRSDGASLEMKATDLDLEITEATPAQVEQAGATTVPAHLLYDIVRKLPDGSEVLLATNAEVTAMTVASGRSKFSLQCLPQSDFPDLTAGTFSHSFRLKATDLKMLIDRTQFAISTEETRYYLNGIFVHTVESNGELKLRAVATDGHRLARADVEAPSGSEGMPGIIIPRKTVSELQKLLDNPDVVVTVEVSDAKIRLTIGSIVMTSKLIDGTFPDYQRVIPASNDKELRVDCQSFSQAVDRVSTISSERGRAVKLALADGQMTLTVNNPDSGSATEEVPVGYESDPLEIGFNAKYLLDITAQLTGSEAVFLLADPGSPTLVRDLAADDALYVLMPMRV is encoded by the coding sequence ATGCGTATTACTCTCGAGCGGTCCAACCTTTTGAAATCGCTGAACCATGTCCACCGTGTGGTCGAACGGCGAAACACGATCCCGATCCTTTCGAACGTGCTCTTGCGCTCCGACGGCGCAAGCCTCGAAATGAAGGCGACCGATCTCGACCTGGAGATCACCGAGGCCACGCCGGCGCAGGTGGAACAGGCTGGTGCCACGACCGTTCCGGCGCACCTCCTCTACGACATCGTGCGCAAGCTGCCTGATGGTTCGGAAGTGCTGCTGGCCACCAATGCGGAAGTCACGGCGATGACGGTGGCCTCCGGCCGCTCCAAATTTTCGCTGCAATGCCTGCCCCAGTCGGATTTTCCCGATCTGACCGCCGGTACGTTCTCGCATTCGTTCCGCCTGAAGGCGACCGATCTGAAGATGCTGATCGACCGCACGCAGTTCGCGATCTCGACGGAGGAGACGCGCTATTATTTGAACGGCATCTTCGTCCACACGGTCGAGAGCAACGGCGAACTGAAGCTGCGCGCCGTCGCGACCGACGGCCACCGGCTGGCCCGCGCCGATGTCGAAGCGCCGTCCGGCTCCGAGGGCATGCCCGGCATCATTATTCCGCGCAAGACCGTCAGCGAATTGCAGAAACTACTCGACAATCCGGACGTGGTGGTGACGGTCGAGGTCTCCGACGCGAAGATCCGGCTGACGATCGGCTCGATCGTCATGACGTCGAAGCTGATCGACGGAACCTTCCCCGACTATCAGCGCGTGATCCCCGCCAGCAACGACAAGGAGCTGCGCGTCGATTGCCAGTCCTTCTCGCAGGCCGTCGACCGTGTCTCCACGATCTCGTCCGAACGCGGTCGCGCCGTGAAGCTTGCGCTTGCCGATGGCCAGATGACGCTGACCGTTAACAACCCGGATTCCGGCAGCGCGACCGAAGAAGTGCCGGTCGGCTACGAAAGCGACCCGCTCGAGATCGGATTCAACGCGAAATACCTTCTCGACATCACCGCGCAGCTGACCGGCAGCGAGGCCGTATTCCTGCTTGCCGATCCCGGTTCGCCGACGCTGGTGCGCGACCTCGCCGCGGATGACGCGCTCTACGTCTTGATGCCGATGCGCGTGTAA
- the pmtA gene encoding phospholipid N-methyltransferase PmtA gives MSLRLRVKEKFGRKFDEEIRFFKGWMSNTRAVGAILPTSAITARRMASIVDPESGLPVLELGPGTGVITKAILERGIEPEKLVSIEYSTDFYNQLKAHFDGVHFINGDAFDLSRTLGTFKDQQFDSVISAVPLLNFPMHRRVELLEDLLSRIPFGRPVVQISYGPMSPVVAMPDRYRIQHFDFVVRNIPPAQLWIYRKTH, from the coding sequence ATGAGCTTGCGCTTGAGGGTGAAGGAAAAATTCGGTCGGAAATTCGACGAAGAAATCCGCTTCTTCAAGGGCTGGATGAGCAACACCCGCGCCGTCGGCGCGATCCTTCCGACATCCGCCATCACGGCACGCCGCATGGCAAGCATCGTCGATCCGGAATCCGGCCTTCCGGTCCTCGAGCTCGGCCCCGGCACCGGGGTGATCACGAAGGCGATCCTCGAGCGCGGCATCGAGCCTGAAAAGCTGGTCTCGATCGAGTACTCGACCGATTTCTACAATCAGCTCAAGGCGCATTTCGATGGCGTTCATTTCATCAATGGCGACGCCTTCGATCTTTCCCGGACGCTTGGAACCTTCAAGGATCAGCAGTTCGACAGCGTCATTTCCGCCGTGCCTTTGCTGAACTTCCCGATGCACCGCCGGGTCGAGCTGCTCGAAGACCTGCTCTCGCGCATCCCCTTTGGCCGTCCGGTCGTTCAGATCTCCTACGGTCCGATGTCGCCGGTCGTTGCCATGCCGGACCGCTACCGCATCCAGCATTTCGACTTCGTGGTGCGCAACATTCCGCCGGCGCAGCTGTGGATCTACCGCAAAACGCACTGA
- a CDS encoding YifB family Mg chelatase-like AAA ATPase — protein sequence MVARVSTVSFQGIEGVPVDVQVMVAPGKVGMQIVGLPDKAVAESRERVQAALHASGLALPAKRVTVNLAPADLPKEGSHFDLAIALGLMAALGAIPADALSGYVVIGELNLDGTIAAVAGALPAAIGANALGKGLICPAESGPEAAWAGSEIDILAPRSLIAIANHFRGTQVLSRPEPAVRAAAEGLPDLADIKGQESAKRALEVAAAGNHNLLMVGPPGSGKSMLAARLPSILPLLSPAELLEVSMIHSIAGQLPGGKLSDRRPFRAPHHSATMAALIGGGFRAKPGEASLAHNGVLFLDEFPEFSPQVLDALRQPLETATCIIARANHRVTYPAAIQLVAAMNPCRCGMAGEPGRSCARGPRCMADYQARISGPLMDRIDIRVDVPAVSAADLIRPGTSEPSAAVARRVARARELQRERFAALGHSELTNNARSSTAMIEKIAEPDAAGLQLLRDAAEKLKFSARGYHRVLKVARTLADLDEAPTVGRIHLAEAISYRVAGERLPVAA from the coding sequence ATGGTCGCGCGCGTCAGCACCGTTTCGTTTCAGGGCATCGAAGGCGTTCCGGTCGACGTCCAGGTGATGGTCGCGCCCGGCAAGGTCGGGATGCAGATCGTCGGACTGCCGGACAAGGCGGTCGCCGAAAGCCGCGAGCGCGTCCAGGCGGCGCTTCATGCATCGGGGCTGGCGTTGCCCGCGAAGCGGGTAACGGTCAATCTGGCGCCCGCCGACCTGCCGAAGGAAGGAAGCCATTTCGATCTCGCCATCGCGCTCGGCCTGATGGCGGCGCTCGGCGCGATTCCGGCTGACGCGCTGTCCGGCTATGTCGTCATCGGCGAGCTCAATCTCGACGGCACGATCGCAGCCGTCGCCGGCGCGCTTCCGGCGGCGATCGGCGCCAACGCGCTCGGCAAGGGGCTGATCTGCCCGGCGGAAAGCGGGCCCGAGGCCGCCTGGGCCGGATCGGAGATCGATATTCTCGCCCCGCGCAGCCTGATCGCGATCGCCAATCATTTCCGCGGCACCCAGGTGCTCTCCCGCCCCGAGCCGGCGGTCCGGGCGGCCGCCGAGGGCCTTCCCGATCTTGCCGACATCAAGGGCCAGGAGAGCGCCAAGCGGGCGCTGGAGGTCGCGGCGGCGGGCAACCATAATCTGCTGATGGTCGGCCCGCCCGGTTCCGGCAAGTCGATGCTTGCGGCGCGGCTCCCGTCCATCCTGCCGCTGCTTTCGCCCGCCGAACTGCTCGAAGTCTCGATGATCCATTCGATCGCCGGGCAATTGCCGGGCGGCAAGCTGTCGGACCGCCGGCCCTTCCGCGCGCCGCACCATTCCGCCACCATGGCGGCGCTGATCGGCGGCGGCTTCCGCGCAAAGCCGGGAGAGGCGTCGCTCGCCCATAACGGCGTGCTCTTTCTCGACGAGTTTCCTGAGTTCTCGCCTCAGGTGCTCGATGCGTTGCGTCAGCCGCTTGAAACGGCCACGTGCATCATTGCGCGTGCCAATCATCGGGTCACCTATCCGGCTGCGATCCAGCTCGTCGCCGCTATGAATCCCTGCCGCTGCGGCATGGCAGGCGAGCCGGGCCGTAGCTGCGCCCGCGGACCGCGCTGCATGGCCGATTACCAGGCGCGGATCTCCGGGCCGTTGATGGACCGTATCGATATCCGCGTCGACGTTCCGGCCGTCAGCGCCGCCGACTTGATCCGCCCCGGCACCTCCGAGCCGAGCGCCGCCGTCGCCCGCCGCGTCGCCCGGGCCCGCGAATTGCAGAGGGAACGCTTCGCCGCCCTCGGCCATTCGGAACTCACGAATAATGCCCGCTCTTCGACGGCGATGATCGAAAAGATCGCCGAGCCGGATGCCGCCGGTCTGCAGCTGCTGAGAGATGCGGCGGAAAAGTTGAAGTTCTCTGCACGCGGCTACCACCGGGTCCTGAAAGTGGCCCGCACCCTTGCCGATCTCGATGAGGCGCCGACCGTCGGCCGCATCCATCTCGCCGAAGCGATTTCCTATCGGGTCGCGGGAGAGCGGCTGCCGGTCGCGGCGTGA
- a CDS encoding histidine phosphatase family protein yields the protein MFGIYLTHPQVRIDPAVSVPQWGLSELGTERMRATAKRPWVRSLGRIVASGEKKAIETARILAEVTGIPVETDEEMGENDRSSTGFLPPDEFEKAADQFFARPELSFKGWERAVDAQARISRAVFHILDRHDPVMPIAFIGHGGVGTLLKCRMTGTAIARSADQLPGGGNLFAFRLADRAVTCDWTPMEFWQG from the coding sequence GTGTTCGGCATCTACCTCACCCATCCGCAGGTCAGGATCGATCCCGCCGTCTCCGTTCCGCAATGGGGTCTCTCCGAACTCGGCACAGAGCGCATGCGCGCCACGGCGAAACGGCCATGGGTCCGCTCGCTCGGACGCATCGTCGCCAGCGGCGAGAAGAAGGCGATCGAAACGGCGCGGATACTGGCCGAGGTCACCGGCATTCCGGTCGAGACCGACGAGGAGATGGGCGAGAACGACCGTTCTTCGACCGGGTTCCTGCCGCCGGACGAATTCGAGAAGGCTGCCGATCAGTTCTTTGCCCGCCCCGAGCTGAGCTTCAAGGGCTGGGAGCGTGCCGTGGATGCCCAGGCGCGAATCTCCAGAGCCGTCTTCCATATCCTCGACCGGCACGATCCGGTCATGCCCATCGCCTTCATCGGCCATGGAGGCGTCGGCACGTTGCTCAAATGCCGGATGACCGGCACCGCGATCGCCCGCAGCGCCGATCAGCTGCCCGGCGGAGGCAATCTCTTCGCCTTTCGTCTTGCGGATCGCGCCGTCACATGCGACTGGACGCCGATGGAGTTCTGGCAGGGGTGA
- the rsmI gene encoding 16S rRNA (cytidine(1402)-2'-O)-methyltransferase: MAEREPQKQGVSRPLPQIRGRCRGPPLPRASRSLIKGSNRLDRNDRSGTIGPGVIGNAALQKQQSTDASEKERRRGFRLHDTNIPARPLEPCLYLVATPIGNLGDITLRALETIAGADVLACEDTRVTRVLLDRYGIVSRPTAYHEHNAAEAGPRLLAALGDGKSVALVSDAGTPLVSDPGYRLAQQAVEAGDRVVPVPGPSAPLAALVGSGLPSDAFLFAGFLPVKDKAKRDRLAEFAAVPATLVFFESPHRIAATVTAAAEVLGADRRAAVCRELTKAFEEFRRGTLGELKAFYGEGANVKGEIVLVIGPPEAKPAPEEADVDALLKALARDMPMGKAATEAARRTGLGRKHLYDRLLRLKGGDES, encoded by the coding sequence ATGGCAGAAAGAGAGCCGCAAAAGCAAGGGGTTTCGCGGCCTCTTCCCCAAATCCGGGGTCGCTGCCGCGGCCCACCCTTGCCCCGAGCTTCGCGCTCACTCATAAAGGGCTCGAACCGGCTTGACCGGAATGATCGGTCGGGAACGATCGGGCCAGGAGTGATTGGGAACGCGGCGTTGCAAAAGCAGCAATCGACGGATGCGTCTGAAAAGGAACGACGGCGCGGTTTTCGCCTGCACGATACGAATATTCCTGCGCGTCCGCTGGAGCCGTGCCTTTATCTCGTGGCAACGCCGATCGGCAATCTCGGCGACATCACGCTGAGAGCCCTCGAGACGATTGCCGGAGCCGATGTGCTCGCCTGCGAGGACACGAGGGTGACGCGGGTGCTGCTCGATCGCTACGGGATCGTCAGTCGGCCGACCGCCTATCACGAGCACAATGCCGCCGAAGCGGGGCCGCGACTGCTTGCAGCGCTCGGCGACGGAAAGTCGGTGGCACTGGTCTCCGATGCCGGCACGCCGCTCGTCTCCGATCCGGGCTACCGACTCGCGCAGCAGGCGGTCGAGGCGGGGGACCGGGTCGTGCCCGTGCCGGGGCCTTCGGCGCCGCTTGCGGCTCTTGTCGGCTCCGGCCTTCCGAGCGATGCCTTTCTTTTTGCGGGTTTCCTGCCGGTGAAGGACAAGGCGAAGCGCGACCGGCTCGCGGAATTCGCCGCCGTTCCCGCCACTCTCGTCTTCTTCGAGTCGCCGCATCGTATCGCCGCGACCGTCACCGCTGCAGCCGAGGTCCTCGGCGCAGACAGGCGGGCGGCCGTCTGCCGCGAATTGACCAAGGCCTTCGAGGAGTTCCGCCGCGGCACGCTCGGCGAACTCAAGGCCTTCTACGGCGAAGGCGCGAACGTCAAAGGCGAGATCGTCCTGGTGATCGGTCCGCCGGAAGCGAAGCCTGCGCCGGAGGAAGCGGACGTCGATGCACTGCTGAAGGCGCTGGCAAGGGACATGCCGATGGGCAAGGCCGCGACCGAGGCCGCACGCCGCACCGGGCTCGGCCGCAAGCATCTTTACGACCGGCTCCTTCGGCTCAAGGGCGGCGATGAAAGCTGA